One genomic region from Ptychodera flava strain L36383 chromosome 14, AS_Pfla_20210202, whole genome shotgun sequence encodes:
- the LOC139149440 gene encoding ATP-binding cassette sub-family B member 10, mitochondrial-like: MFSGRLPIFTNYSATTVRYICTGRLRSHLTHPWHPSVSSALPQQTCFKTCSLAANGGIMKCVVANLIAFRNGETIRSFVSCLKSYYKNGIGRTFRLIGRDHDFYTLGVRHAGITGRHCGHATNTRRFSTVPTRRTCRSSHSGQTVVRRTFCSKAEQRVNVRKPAEKKSFIPNSSEVARLLSLAKPEKSRLAGAILLLIISSGVTMSVPFCMGKIIDIINLSSDNDEMIKTLRTIAKILICVFLFGASANFGRVYLMQTSGQRIIKRLRESVFVSILRQDIAFFDKTKTGELINRLSADAQLVGQSVTSNVSDGLRATAQVIGGVGMMFYTSPQLASVVLAIVPPVAACAVIYGRYMRKITKGVQDSLATATEVADERISNIRTVRAFAQESRENHTYSTQLEKVLKLVYTEALARAGFFGMMGLSGNFIMLSVLYSGGMMMNSAQLTIGDLSAFLLYAGFVGASIGGLSSFYSELMKALGGSTRLWELMDRKPSIPLTDGLQPSLSELEGAICFNNVSFVYPSRTDMPILQNLNLQVPAGSVTAVVGSSGSGKSTLASLLMRFYDPDQGRITVDNMDIRSLSPDWLRNQIGVVSQDPVLFSSSIADNIAYGAPNMNQITAEEIHEAARKANAYQFVQAFPSGFDTLVGERGVMLSGGQRQRIAIARAILKNPKILLLDEATSALDAESEYLVQEALERVMVGRTVITIAHRLSTIKNANTIAVLQNGSIAELGSYDQLIALPNGIFRKLVERQTVMA; this comes from the exons ATGTTTTCAGGAAGACTTCCCATATTTACCAATTATAGTGCAACAACAGTAAGATATATCTGTACTGGTCGTCTGCGATCTCATCTGACCCATCCCTGGCATCCGTCGGTGTCGTCTGCACTACCTCAGCAAACTTGTTTCAAAACGTGCAGCCTTGCTGCCAACGGAGGTATAATGAAATGTGTGGTCGCCAATTTAATTGCTTTTAGGAACGGTGAAACGATACGGTCATTCGTTAGctgtttaaaatcatattataaGAATGGAATCGGTAGAACGTTTCGACTTATCGGACGTGATCATGACTTTTATACGCTAGGCGTCAGGCACGCAGGGATAACAGGTCGACATTGCGGGCATGCGACCAACACTCGCCGGTTTTCGACAGTACCTACGAGGCGAACATGTCGCTCCTCACACTCGGGACAAACCGTCGTCAGAAGAACGTTCTGCTCAAAAGCGGAACAACGAGTAAACGTCAGAAAACCCGCCGAGAAAAAGTCTTTCATCCCGAACAGCTCAGAAGTGGCAAGATTACTGTCTCTCGCCAAACCAGAAAAATCAAGACTTGCAG GTGCAATTTTATTACTCATTATTTCCAGTGGGGTGACCATGTCTGTGCCGTTTTGCATGGGCAAAATTATAGATATTATTAACTTATCGTCAGATAATGATGAAATGATAAAGACGTTGAGGACAATAGCCAAGATTCTTATCTGTGTTTTTCTGTTCGGGGCGAGTGCTAACTTTGGACGAGTCTACTTGATGCAGACTTCAG GGCAGAGGATCATTAAAAGGTTACGGGAATCGGTCTTTGTATCAATACTCAGGCAAGATATCGCATTTTTTGACAAGACCAAGACCGGTGAACTGATCAACCGTTTGTCGGCTGACGCTCAACTGGTAGGCCAGTCGGTTACTAGCAACGTGTCTGACGGACTCAGGGCAACTGCACAAGTCATTGGAGGTGTTGGCATGATG TTTTATACATCACCACAGCTTGCCAGTGTGGTCCTGGCCATCGTACCTCCTGTTGCTGCCTGTGCAGTCATCTATGGCAGATACATGAGAAAAATTACCAAGGGGGTACAAGACTCTTTAGCTACAGCTACAGAG GTGGCCGATGAGAGGATTAGTAACATCCGTACGGTGAGAGCATTTGCCCAGGAATCCAGAGAAAATCACACCTATTCCACACAACTTGAAAAAGTACTAAAATTAGTCTACACGGAAGCACTTGCTAGGGCGGGATTCTTTGGTATG ATGGGTTTGTCAGGTAATTTTATCATGCTGTCAGTGTTATACAGTGGTGGTATGATGATGAATTCAGCGCAGTTGACAATTGGTGATCTCTCGGCATTTCTGCTCTATGCTGGATTTGTGGGAGCTTCCATAGGAG GATTAAGTTCGTTTTACTCAGAATTAATGAAAGCCCTTGGAGGCAGTACCAGGCTCTGGGAACTGATGGACAGAAAACCATCTATACCACTTACTG ATGGACTGCAACCAAGTCTTTCTGAACTTGAAGGTGCAATATGCTTCAACAACGTCAGCTTCGTGTACCCAAGCCGTACTGATATGCCAATCTTACAGAATTTAAACCTACAGGTACCCGCTGGGTCAGTGACTGCCGTGGTTGGATCCAGTGGCTCAGGGAAATCTACGCTAGCATCATTACTCATGAGATTTTATGATCCTGATCAGG GCCGTATTACAGTAGATAACATGGATATAAGATCTCTGAGTCCAGACTGGTTAAGAAATCAGATAGGAGTTGTTAGTCAG GACCCTGTTCTGTTTTCCAGCTCCATAGCAGACAATATTGCCTACGGTGCACCTAACATGAATCAGATCACAGCGGAAGAAATCCATGAAGCTGCAAGAAAGGCCAATGCATATCAATTTGTCCAGGCATTCCCCAGTGGCTTTGATACATTAGTCGGTGAAAGAGGAGTGATGCTTTCTG GAGGGCAGAGACAGAGGATTGCAATAGCCAGGGCTATTCTGAAGAACCCAAAAATATTACTACTGGATGAAGCAACAAG TGCCTTGGATGCAGAGAGTGAGTACCTTGTACAGGAGGCTCTGGAAAGAGTGATGGTTGGACGGACTGTGATCACCATAGCTCACAGACTGTCAACTATCAAGAATGCCAACACCATAGCTGTGCTGCAGAACGGCTCCATCGCAGAGTTGGGTAGCTATGATCAGCTGATAGCTCTGCCAAATGGAATATTCCGTAAACTTGTGGAGAGGCAGACTGTAATGGCATGA